A stretch of the Luteolibacter arcticus genome encodes the following:
- a CDS encoding response regulator transcription factor gives MKKTILIIEDEPEMRRNLATILRLEQFHPVVAENGRIGVEAALREKPDLILCDVMMPELDGYGVLRELRADAATRATPFIFLTAKGEKPDIRSGMNLGADDYLTKPVAKADLLDAISSRLTRAGQSVVTAFDPDFSSAAPLEATFSLTPRVAETLLWLSQGKTNGDIATILGISESTVKKHVLEIFAALNVETRTAACLLAVEALSAS, from the coding sequence ATGAAAAAGACGATTCTCATCATCGAAGACGAGCCCGAGATGCGCCGGAATCTGGCGACCATCCTGCGCTTGGAGCAGTTTCACCCGGTCGTCGCCGAAAACGGTCGCATCGGGGTCGAGGCGGCGTTGCGGGAAAAGCCCGATCTCATCCTCTGCGACGTGATGATGCCGGAGCTGGATGGCTACGGCGTTCTCCGCGAACTCCGCGCGGACGCGGCCACCCGCGCGACGCCGTTCATTTTCCTGACCGCCAAGGGCGAGAAGCCGGACATCCGCTCTGGCATGAACCTCGGCGCCGACGATTACCTGACCAAGCCGGTCGCCAAGGCCGACCTGCTCGATGCGATTTCCTCCCGCCTCACCCGCGCGGGCCAGAGCGTCGTGACGGCGTTCGACCCCGATTTCAGCTCCGCCGCACCGCTCGAGGCCACCTTCAGCCTGACCCCGCGCGTCGCGGAGACCCTGCTGTGGCTCTCCCAAGGCAAGACCAACGGCGACATCGCCACCATCCTCGGCATCAGCGAGAGCACGGTGAAGAAGCACGTGCTGGAGATATTTGCGGCCCTGAACGTGGAAACTCGCACCGCTGCCTGCCTGCTGGCGGTGGAGGCGCTCAGCGCGAGTTAG
- a CDS encoding sigma-70 family RNA polymerase sigma factor, which produces MEEHREAQDLEDFVTAMTGCQADLFAFIRMLCGDAHLAADIRQAVNVTLWRKRDDFTPGTNFRNWAYRVADYEVKSQLRKLRRRRCLPLDEGLLERFATELPAAVDELPERRVALARCMERLNARDLELLRHRYWSEGSLETHAKSINRSVGTLKARLFQLRSLLRQCVRQRLVEAHE; this is translated from the coding sequence GTGGAAGAGCACCGAGAAGCCCAAGACCTCGAAGATTTCGTCACTGCAATGACCGGATGCCAGGCGGACCTGTTCGCTTTCATCCGGATGTTGTGCGGTGACGCGCACCTGGCTGCGGACATCCGGCAGGCGGTCAATGTCACGCTGTGGCGGAAACGCGACGACTTCACTCCGGGCACCAATTTCCGCAACTGGGCTTATCGGGTCGCGGATTACGAGGTGAAGTCCCAGCTTCGCAAGCTGAGGCGGAGGCGATGCCTGCCGCTCGACGAGGGATTGCTGGAGCGCTTCGCCACCGAGCTTCCCGCCGCGGTGGATGAATTGCCGGAGCGCCGGGTCGCGCTCGCCCGTTGCATGGAACGGCTGAACGCACGCGATCTCGAGCTGCTCCGCCACCGCTATTGGTCCGAGGGCTCGCTGGAAACCCACGCGAAATCGATTAACCGCAGCGTTGGCACGCTGAAGGCCAGACTCTTTCAATTGCGCTCGTTGCTGCGGCAGTGCGTGCGACAACGACTTGTGGAAGCACACGAATGA
- a CDS encoding FecR family protein, protein MKSHLDQLMNKWIEGDLDPEDAESLRELLAEDPAARETCYDMMLLDQLLGEREEARAAFPEETTLPFPTRKLPSVSTAVAAVASLAALIFAGLWITARPEVDATRASSPPITASSDSRITIAQREDRGQWSPGELLRLERGTAAIQLREGVLAHFEGPAAIELVNALGDIRLLEGRGSFQAEAGGQPFTIETPGGTVRGSGTQFVCQILPDQAALVEVNTGSLELAPHTGRGPSKVNAGEAVRLEGNGTLTPTARPFIPFRSGLPEELALFQDDFKAADGTLLSDHVPQTGQKWEATDETNPTVIIKEKLDTSSGSRRLFARLAPHDPGGTGSVYIFSFSLTPPSWSHDKVQRMDGIEAIAILDPAGHELFSLMAEAVNTHRWQLKGGGQLSPLTPVCALWDHQLTVCYGLDGRVTLHDGGTAQAPVIASIWLKDPAPVESMLISNRTGGDLAFRRIGTALLRAPSVHAE, encoded by the coding sequence ATGAAATCGCATTTGGACCAGCTCATGAACAAGTGGATCGAGGGTGACCTCGATCCCGAGGATGCCGAGTCCCTGCGCGAATTGCTGGCCGAGGATCCTGCGGCTCGCGAGACGTGCTACGACATGATGCTCCTCGATCAATTGCTGGGCGAGCGGGAGGAAGCGCGGGCCGCTTTCCCGGAGGAAACGACGCTGCCTTTCCCAACGCGCAAGCTCCCCTCGGTAAGTACGGCAGTCGCGGCCGTGGCCTCGCTTGCCGCATTGATTTTCGCGGGACTATGGATCACAGCCCGCCCGGAAGTCGACGCCACTCGCGCGAGCAGTCCGCCGATCACCGCGAGTTCGGACAGCCGGATCACCATTGCCCAGCGCGAAGACCGCGGCCAGTGGTCGCCCGGCGAACTCTTGCGCCTGGAGCGTGGCACCGCAGCCATCCAACTCAGGGAAGGAGTGCTCGCGCACTTCGAAGGCCCCGCAGCCATTGAGCTGGTCAATGCCCTGGGAGACATCCGCCTGTTGGAAGGCCGCGGCTCTTTCCAGGCCGAAGCCGGCGGACAGCCCTTCACGATTGAGACACCCGGCGGAACAGTTCGCGGTTCCGGAACCCAATTCGTATGCCAGATATTGCCGGACCAGGCGGCACTGGTGGAAGTGAACACCGGCAGCTTGGAGCTTGCGCCACACACAGGAAGGGGACCCTCGAAGGTGAACGCCGGAGAAGCGGTCCGCCTCGAAGGAAACGGCACGCTCACCCCCACCGCGCGCCCCTTCATTCCATTCCGCTCCGGCCTCCCGGAAGAACTCGCGTTGTTCCAGGATGACTTCAAGGCCGCCGACGGAACGTTGCTCTCGGATCACGTTCCGCAGACCGGCCAGAAATGGGAGGCCACGGATGAGACGAACCCCACCGTGATCATAAAGGAAAAGCTGGATACATCATCCGGTAGCCGCCGGCTCTTCGCGCGGCTTGCCCCGCATGATCCGGGCGGCACGGGTTCCGTTTACATCTTTTCGTTCTCACTGACGCCACCCTCATGGTCGCACGACAAGGTGCAGCGGATGGACGGCATCGAAGCGATCGCCATCCTCGATCCGGCCGGCCACGAACTCTTCAGCCTCATGGCAGAGGCAGTGAACACGCACCGTTGGCAACTCAAGGGCGGTGGACAACTTTCGCCACTCACACCGGTCTGCGCGTTGTGGGACCACCAGCTCACGGTTTGCTATGGCCTCGATGGACGTGTGACATTGCATGATGGCGGCACTGCTCAGGCACCTGTCATCGCCAGCATTTGGCTCAAGGATCCAGCTCCCGTGGAGAGCATGTTGATAAGCAACCGGACCGGCGGCGACCTGGCGTTCCGGCGGATCGGCACCGCTTTGTTGCGTGCGCCGTCGGTGCATGCGGAGTGA
- a CDS encoding beta strand repeat-containing protein, with amino-acid sequence MNPKFRSSLLIASQVAIFSPGSTASAATSTWIGTENAANNFNTGANWNNGGSPTVPTNNDIIIIGSGATANSTSVVNRAANTTLDGSLSISHNTHFNIGNGGNPTFTVGTTGSLTFTSTAANSSQYFIGSSSGQSTFTQNGGTVNVTVNRGIQLSDGASGATRTGTFNLNGGTFAATVAASGSLTSDAIPEIYGGFLAGRAGGTTPDSFNVGGGTATISAPNSPTRRVTATNGASVNVSSGSLAFNGFAEHRLGYDDSNIAGTSGTPANAAVSKATVSGTGSLTFAMGGTNPYFDIGATPGYHGAIEVSGTGTLIISGGGLSIGSGGANGNVTVTSGNLTVNQFINVGRKDSNIAGGTDVHLTLNGGTLSTSSIRSGGGVPSATNNNVVVNGGTIKALASEADFLRIGVNGVTSLNTQRPYVKIESGGLIFDTNGHNVGIQTGLHAGDTSGGGLTKTGAGTLSLAGASDYTGATNVNVGTLEVITGGSIGGTLNVTGGTTLAAAGSTASVWTVPDLNLSNGSTVSIANFDPLNTLTPAIQATNSLAPAGTVLVTVPSNIAVGDFPLIGYPSGGSIGGDGIDAFQLASLPRGVVADIIDDNDAVTLQISAINPLRWKGTTSVWDIETTTNWVLGATPETYHNGDVVVFDDSATGGPNLTVTLDTAVTPKSLTFNNDTKDYTLSGTGSIGGNVPILKTNSGTVTLLTSITSTGTTTVDLGTLQLGNGTVNGSISGPLVNNDQVVFNPATTATFAGALDGTGSGLFTKTGPGTQVITSTTNTASGTFQVNQGTLQFGNGTTNGAAGSAIYQVDAGATLRFEQATAAPLPAGIRGAGNVALNSAQAATGLADWGSLNLDVDFTGELRVEKGRVGANLGKFALGSASKVQILPGSQFLAFSSIDAYTTPIEIAGAGWGEPGANGGYPGGLRLAGNATATWAGSITLTANSGIMAQRGSNFTISGPITGAFQCEFYSGDPVAENGNLIVAPTVPGQNTYASTKINGRPSASVVAGSAQAFSTGPLVVDNAILKLDGHDHGFASLSGAGGAIGNYHATTPATLTVGSDNSSSSYAGVLRDGAAAPLALTKTGTGTLTLSTLPTYTGNTTVMQGKLTLATSALADNSTVTINSGAVLELTATASDIVGTLILDGDDVGPGTYNSSHETYGAYFAGGGSLVVGGAFESWAASKGLDGTPGKENGLTDDPEKDGIPNLSEFYLDGNPLASDRSILPAGSLDVTYLTLTFRRRDDAEASMTSQAIQYGSTLASWTDVVLGAVNSTTPSGVIVTVVEHDAAPDNITVQIPRTLAVGGKLFGRLQVTK; translated from the coding sequence ATGAATCCGAAGTTCCGCAGTTCTCTGCTCATCGCCTCCCAAGTCGCCATCTTCTCGCCGGGCTCCACGGCATCGGCGGCCACCTCCACTTGGATCGGCACCGAAAACGCCGCCAACAATTTCAACACCGGCGCCAACTGGAATAACGGTGGCAGCCCCACGGTGCCTACCAACAACGACATCATCATCATCGGATCAGGAGCCACCGCGAATTCCACCAGCGTCGTAAATCGCGCGGCCAACACCACCTTGGACGGTTCCCTCTCCATCTCCCATAATACCCATTTCAACATCGGCAACGGAGGCAACCCCACCTTCACGGTCGGCACTACTGGCTCGCTGACCTTCACCTCCACCGCCGCCAACTCCTCCCAATACTTCATCGGCTCCAGCTCGGGCCAGTCCACCTTCACTCAGAACGGCGGCACCGTGAATGTGACCGTCAATCGCGGCATCCAGCTCTCCGATGGTGCCTCCGGTGCCACACGCACCGGAACCTTCAATCTCAACGGCGGAACCTTCGCCGCCACGGTCGCGGCTTCGGGTTCCCTCACCTCGGACGCCATCCCTGAAATCTACGGCGGATTCCTCGCGGGCCGCGCCGGTGGCACCACGCCGGATTCCTTCAATGTCGGCGGCGGCACCGCCACGATCTCGGCACCGAACAGCCCCACACGCCGCGTCACCGCGACCAACGGAGCCTCCGTGAACGTCTCCTCCGGTTCGCTCGCGTTCAATGGCTTCGCGGAACACCGGCTCGGCTACGATGATTCGAACATCGCAGGCACCAGCGGAACCCCCGCCAACGCCGCTGTTAGCAAGGCGACGGTTTCCGGAACAGGGTCGCTCACCTTCGCGATGGGCGGTACGAACCCCTACTTCGATATCGGCGCAACCCCCGGCTACCACGGGGCCATCGAAGTCTCCGGCACAGGCACACTGATCATCTCTGGAGGTGGCCTCAGCATCGGCTCCGGCGGAGCCAACGGCAACGTGACCGTGACCTCCGGCAACCTCACGGTGAACCAGTTCATCAACGTCGGTCGCAAGGACAGCAACATCGCCGGCGGCACGGACGTCCACCTTACTCTCAACGGCGGCACGCTCTCCACTTCGTCCATCCGCTCCGGGGGGGGTGTCCCAAGTGCCACTAACAACAACGTCGTCGTCAACGGCGGCACCATCAAGGCGCTAGCGAGCGAGGCGGACTTCCTCCGGATCGGAGTGAACGGCGTCACCAGCTTGAACACACAGCGCCCCTATGTGAAAATCGAAAGTGGCGGCCTCATCTTCGACACCAACGGCCACAACGTCGGCATCCAGACCGGCCTCCACGCGGGAGACACCAGCGGCGGCGGCCTTACCAAGACCGGTGCCGGCACCCTTTCCCTTGCCGGGGCAAGCGACTACACCGGAGCCACCAACGTCAACGTCGGCACCCTCGAAGTCATCACCGGTGGTTCGATCGGCGGAACCTTGAACGTGACGGGCGGCACCACGCTGGCAGCCGCCGGCAGCACGGCGAGCGTCTGGACCGTGCCGGACCTGAACCTGTCCAACGGCTCGACCGTTTCCATCGCCAATTTCGACCCCCTGAACACGCTCACTCCCGCCATCCAGGCGACCAACAGCCTTGCTCCCGCGGGCACCGTCCTGGTGACCGTTCCCTCTAACATTGCCGTGGGCGACTTCCCGCTGATCGGCTACCCGAGCGGTGGATCGATCGGTGGTGACGGAATTGACGCCTTCCAACTCGCCTCCCTGCCCCGCGGTGTCGTGGCCGACATCATCGATGACAACGACGCGGTCACCCTGCAGATCAGCGCCATCAATCCGCTCCGCTGGAAGGGCACCACTTCCGTCTGGGACATCGAGACCACCACCAACTGGGTCTTGGGTGCCACGCCCGAGACTTATCACAATGGCGATGTGGTGGTCTTCGACGACAGCGCAACCGGCGGCCCGAATCTAACCGTGACGCTCGACACCGCGGTCACACCGAAAAGCCTCACCTTCAACAACGACACCAAGGACTACACGCTGAGCGGCACCGGGTCGATCGGAGGCAACGTCCCAATCCTCAAGACCAATTCGGGCACCGTCACCCTGCTTACCTCGATTACCTCCACGGGCACCACCACGGTGGACCTGGGGACCCTGCAGCTCGGCAATGGCACGGTGAATGGCAGCATCTCAGGTCCGCTGGTCAACAACGACCAGGTCGTCTTCAACCCCGCCACCACTGCTACCTTTGCCGGAGCACTGGACGGCACCGGAAGCGGCCTCTTCACGAAGACCGGCCCCGGCACCCAGGTCATCACCAGCACGACCAACACCGCCTCCGGCACCTTTCAAGTCAACCAAGGCACGCTGCAATTCGGCAACGGCACCACCAATGGTGCCGCTGGCAGCGCAATCTATCAGGTCGACGCCGGGGCCACGCTGCGCTTCGAGCAGGCCACGGCAGCCCCCTTGCCTGCGGGCATCCGGGGTGCGGGCAACGTTGCCCTCAATTCCGCCCAGGCTGCCACCGGCTTGGCCGATTGGGGCTCCTTGAACCTCGACGTCGATTTCACGGGCGAGCTCCGCGTCGAGAAAGGCCGGGTAGGCGCAAACTTGGGCAAGTTCGCGCTCGGAAGCGCGTCCAAGGTCCAGATCCTGCCGGGCTCGCAGTTCCTCGCCTTCAGCAGCATCGATGCCTACACCACGCCGATCGAAATCGCCGGTGCCGGCTGGGGTGAGCCCGGTGCCAACGGCGGCTATCCCGGCGGCCTCCGGCTTGCGGGCAACGCCACCGCCACTTGGGCAGGTAGCATCACCTTGACTGCCAACTCAGGCATCATGGCGCAGCGCGGCAGCAACTTCACGATCAGCGGCCCGATCACCGGCGCCTTCCAGTGCGAGTTCTACTCCGGCGATCCCGTGGCAGAAAACGGCAACCTGATCGTTGCGCCCACCGTTCCGGGCCAGAACACCTACGCCTCCACCAAGATCAATGGCCGCCCCTCTGCGTCCGTCGTCGCGGGCAGTGCACAGGCCTTCAGCACCGGGCCGCTCGTCGTGGACAATGCCATCCTCAAGCTGGACGGTCACGACCACGGCTTCGCCAGCCTCAGCGGCGCGGGCGGTGCCATTGGCAACTACCACGCCACCACTCCGGCCACCCTCACCGTGGGCTCGGATAACTCCAGCAGCAGCTACGCCGGCGTTCTCCGCGACGGTGCCGCCGCTCCGCTCGCCTTGACCAAGACGGGCACGGGAACGCTCACGCTGAGCACTCTGCCCACCTATACCGGCAACACCACTGTGATGCAGGGCAAGCTGACCCTCGCCACCTCGGCGCTCGCCGACAACTCGACGGTCACCATCAATAGCGGCGCGGTATTGGAACTCACCGCCACGGCTTCCGATATCGTGGGCACGCTCATCCTCGATGGCGACGACGTCGGCCCTGGCACCTACAATTCCAGCCACGAGACCTATGGCGCCTACTTCGCCGGCGGCGGCAGCCTGGTGGTCGGCGGGGCCTTTGAATCGTGGGCCGCTTCCAAGGGACTCGACGGCACGCCCGGCAAGGAGAACGGCCTCACCGATGACCCGGAAAAGGACGGCATCCCGAACCTCAGCGAGTTCTACCTCGACGGCAATCCGCTGGCCAGCGACCGCTCGATCCTGCCGGCCGGCAGCCTCGACGTCACCTACCTCACGCTCACCTTCCGCCGTCGCGATGACGCCGAAGCCAGCATGACCAGCCAAGCCATCCAGTACGGCTCCACTCTGGCAAGTTGGACCGATGTCGTCCTCGGCGCCGTAAATTCCACGACCCCCAGCGGGGTCATCGTGACCGTGGTGGAGCATGATGCGGCTCCGGACAACATCACCGTCCAGATCCCGCGGACCTTGGCCGTCGGCGGCAAGCTCTTCGGCCGCCTCCAGGTGACGAAGTAA
- a CDS encoding alpha-L-fucosidase, translating into MTTFSLNSLLLHRFGFIWASVLPIAVAGAVEFAPLQAIDPGEPLASIVSKAAHVVPSPRQVAYHKNEFIGFIHFGPNTFTGREWGNGMEDPKTFAPTGLDTDQWCETLKAAGMTMVVMTFKHHDGYVLWQSRYEKHQTIKNSPFQNGEGDIARELSKSCAKHGLKFGIYLSPADLYQIESKDGLYGNGSTSRKSTIPTDPASFKTAPEKVRADRPAGAPLFTFECDDYNRYMLNQLYEMLTEYGPVHEVWFDGAHPKQKGGQTYVYDAWYEVIRTLAPNAVIFGKGPDVRWCGNEAGGTRATEWNVIPLPRDPKDFDWPDMTDKDIGSQAQLAGAKFLHYQPCETNTSIRHGWFWRDDAQQSVRTADDVFDIYERAVGGNSVFMLNVPPNKSGRFSERDVESLRETGRRIRATYGTDLAKGGKVSAPKLQDGDLDTWWEPKDSSGELVITLPSPAPVNRFVFQEALAKRGQRIEKHALDAWIDGKWTEVATGTTVGYKKILRFPTVTTDKLRLRVLESRLQPTVAEVLVHFYDQPPLPVIATRDASGNVTLALKEPSFEGKGAGFKTSGLTIRYTTDGSEPGPKSPIYQKPVPMTDGGSITARSFSAKQQGAVERFHFGPSKSSWKATATSEENATYDAAKAIDGDPGTFWHSRWSAPAPEHPHTLTVDLGNPMTLTAVTYLPRQDKAVPDGMIEEGRIETSIDGKTWTTAGTFHFGNLVNDPVERTHDLKKAVQARFVRLASVKGAAGKPYAAVAELGVLTAPSN; encoded by the coding sequence ATGACCACCTTCTCCCTGAACTCGCTCCTCCTCCACCGCTTCGGCTTCATCTGGGCCTCCGTGCTACCCATCGCGGTGGCAGGAGCGGTCGAATTTGCTCCGCTCCAGGCGATCGACCCGGGCGAACCGCTGGCATCGATCGTGTCGAAAGCCGCGCACGTCGTGCCTTCGCCGCGGCAGGTCGCGTATCACAAGAACGAGTTCATCGGCTTCATCCACTTCGGTCCGAATACCTTCACTGGCCGCGAGTGGGGCAATGGCATGGAGGACCCGAAAACCTTCGCGCCAACCGGCCTCGATACCGACCAGTGGTGCGAGACGCTCAAGGCCGCGGGCATGACGATGGTCGTGATGACCTTCAAGCATCACGACGGCTACGTGCTGTGGCAGTCGCGCTACGAGAAGCACCAGACGATCAAGAACTCGCCCTTTCAGAACGGCGAAGGCGACATCGCCCGCGAGCTTTCGAAGTCGTGCGCCAAGCATGGGCTCAAATTCGGCATCTACCTCTCCCCGGCCGATCTCTATCAGATCGAGTCGAAGGACGGTCTCTACGGGAATGGTAGTACTTCGCGCAAGAGCACCATCCCCACCGATCCCGCCTCGTTCAAGACGGCACCGGAGAAGGTCCGCGCCGATCGTCCCGCGGGTGCTCCACTCTTCACTTTCGAGTGCGACGACTACAACCGCTACATGCTGAACCAGCTCTACGAGATGCTCACCGAGTACGGGCCGGTGCACGAGGTTTGGTTCGACGGGGCGCATCCGAAACAGAAGGGCGGCCAGACCTACGTCTATGATGCCTGGTATGAAGTCATCCGCACCCTGGCCCCGAATGCCGTCATCTTCGGCAAGGGCCCCGATGTTCGCTGGTGCGGCAACGAAGCCGGCGGAACCCGCGCCACCGAGTGGAATGTCATCCCGCTACCGCGTGACCCCAAGGACTTCGATTGGCCGGACATGACCGACAAGGACATCGGCTCGCAGGCCCAGCTCGCCGGTGCGAAGTTCCTCCACTACCAGCCCTGCGAGACGAATACCTCCATCCGCCACGGGTGGTTCTGGCGGGACGACGCGCAACAATCGGTGCGCACTGCCGATGATGTCTTCGACATCTACGAACGGGCCGTCGGTGGGAACTCCGTCTTCATGCTGAACGTTCCGCCTAACAAGTCGGGCCGCTTTTCCGAGCGCGACGTCGAGAGCCTGCGCGAAACCGGCCGCCGCATCCGCGCGACCTACGGCACCGACCTCGCCAAGGGCGGCAAGGTTTCCGCACCCAAGCTCCAGGATGGTGACCTCGACACCTGGTGGGAGCCCAAAGACAGCAGCGGCGAGCTTGTCATCACCCTGCCCTCCCCCGCCCCCGTCAACCGCTTCGTCTTCCAGGAAGCACTCGCCAAGCGCGGCCAGCGGATCGAGAAGCACGCACTCGACGCATGGATCGATGGCAAGTGGACCGAAGTCGCCACCGGCACCACCGTCGGCTACAAGAAGATCCTGCGCTTCCCGACCGTGACCACGGACAAGCTACGCTTGCGCGTACTGGAAAGCCGGCTGCAACCGACGGTCGCGGAGGTATTGGTCCACTTTTACGATCAACCGCCGTTGCCAGTGATCGCCACGCGCGATGCTTCGGGAAACGTGACGCTCGCGCTGAAAGAGCCCTCCTTCGAAGGCAAGGGCGCGGGCTTCAAGACCTCCGGACTGACCATCCGCTACACCACGGACGGCAGCGAGCCCGGCCCCAAGTCGCCAATCTATCAGAAGCCCGTCCCGATGACGGATGGTGGATCAATCACCGCCCGCAGTTTCTCCGCGAAACAGCAAGGTGCGGTCGAGCGCTTCCACTTCGGCCCCTCCAAGTCCTCATGGAAGGCGACTGCCACCAGCGAGGAGAACGCGACCTACGATGCCGCCAAGGCGATCGATGGCGACCCGGGGACCTTCTGGCACAGCCGCTGGAGCGCGCCCGCGCCGGAGCATCCGCACACGCTGACTGTGGACCTTGGCAATCCCATGACATTGACCGCCGTCACCTACCTGCCGCGTCAGGACAAGGCGGTGCCGGACGGCATGATCGAAGAGGGCCGCATCGAGACCAGCATCGATGGAAAGACATGGACCACCGCCGGAACCTTCCACTTCGGCAATCTGGTCAACGATCCCGTCGAACGAACCCATGACTTAAAGAAAGCCGTCCAGGCCCGGTTCGTGCGGCTTGCCTCGGTCAAAGGAGCAGCAGGCAAGCCCTATGCCGCCGTGGCGGAATTAGGTGTGCTAACCGCTCCGTCCAATTGA
- a CDS encoding FUSC family protein has protein sequence MPANGPREFFRDLLDRESLRPDLNRAIRGTVAFMVPLLFALFSGVPVDLAFPCIAAHTIALVDVRGAYSLRLGLMLAMSLVLAGATALGVLGVDSLPLALLGSVIVSLAGGLWRHLSSEHGPGLAIGSGLMFLIALSPHTTRPDAIHPALGALARGLFGVLLQVLGWPFHPQHPLRRTVAESWLALADLLDALAIEGEGRHEMIVHRQADLRTTLNQTQAVLAESNALPGNLPRHLEQLNLVAARLTLRVIVLSTSLEAAMARSCFAPLAAAFAPVLASLSNSARTVALAVVSRQPAHLAAFEVRLTRLENLLAVLRSQVKTRLDDPVVAGQLDEVLRQIEELLPTIREALRATLDRTGDRGAFSLELFDLHTLTLRPLAASLNLSRRVDPALVRHTARMLLLVAAGVAIFKELQIPHGYWLPFSMIVVLQPDFGSTRKRAAERMLGTLAGGFIASSLLWLHPPIGVLLAAVTVTIALFSYYVKRSYGIAVIFITLNVVLLLEAHQPVTLAVTLERLGCTLAGGSLALGAALIFWPVWEKQRFPEIMGKAFDANLFYLKQVVSRLEDGLPHDEDLLLFRRSAESANSEVFSSLRRMTADPRSRREGLDQAAALANGNQRVTNALSVVTVHLNDQRSRHPETLARFREVCADAFRELKSGGPALDASFEALESFALPQIDADHLDASLFREPWVYPQLARIVTELAAMVLAAKSKE, from the coding sequence ATGCCGGCCAACGGCCCCAGGGAGTTTTTCCGAGATCTCCTCGACCGCGAGTCGTTGCGGCCGGACTTGAACCGCGCGATCCGCGGGACGGTGGCGTTCATGGTGCCGCTGCTCTTCGCGCTATTCAGTGGCGTGCCGGTGGATCTGGCGTTCCCTTGTATCGCTGCGCATACCATTGCGCTGGTCGATGTCCGCGGCGCCTACTCGTTGCGGCTGGGCCTCATGCTTGCGATGAGCCTAGTGCTCGCGGGGGCGACGGCACTCGGGGTGCTCGGCGTGGATAGCCTGCCGCTCGCGTTGTTAGGCTCGGTGATCGTCAGCCTCGCGGGCGGACTGTGGCGGCATCTCAGCAGCGAACACGGTCCGGGGCTGGCGATTGGCAGCGGCCTGATGTTCCTGATCGCGCTGTCGCCGCACACGACCCGGCCGGACGCGATTCACCCGGCGCTGGGGGCGTTGGCGCGCGGATTGTTCGGGGTGCTGTTGCAGGTGCTCGGCTGGCCCTTTCACCCGCAGCATCCGCTGCGGCGGACGGTGGCGGAAAGCTGGCTCGCACTGGCGGATTTGCTCGATGCGTTGGCGATCGAAGGCGAGGGCCGTCATGAAATGATCGTCCACCGCCAGGCCGACTTGCGGACTACGCTGAATCAGACGCAAGCGGTGCTGGCGGAGTCCAATGCGCTACCGGGAAACCTGCCGCGGCATCTGGAGCAGCTCAATCTCGTCGCCGCCCGCCTGACGCTGCGGGTGATTGTGCTCAGCACCTCGCTCGAAGCGGCGATGGCCCGATCGTGCTTCGCTCCGCTGGCTGCGGCTTTCGCGCCGGTGCTGGCGTCGCTATCGAACTCGGCGCGGACGGTGGCACTCGCGGTGGTTTCGCGTCAGCCAGCGCACCTTGCTGCCTTCGAGGTGCGGCTGACGCGCTTGGAGAACCTGCTCGCGGTGCTGCGCTCGCAGGTGAAGACCCGTCTCGATGATCCCGTTGTCGCCGGCCAGCTCGATGAAGTTCTCCGACAGATCGAAGAGTTGCTTCCCACGATCCGCGAGGCATTGAGGGCGACGCTTGATCGAACCGGCGACCGCGGCGCCTTTTCGCTGGAACTCTTCGACCTTCATACGCTCACGCTGCGCCCGTTGGCGGCGTCGCTGAACCTGAGCCGACGGGTTGATCCCGCGCTGGTCCGTCACACGGCCCGCATGCTGTTGCTAGTGGCCGCGGGCGTGGCCATTTTCAAAGAGCTCCAGATCCCGCACGGCTACTGGCTCCCGTTCTCGATGATCGTGGTTTTGCAGCCGGACTTCGGCTCCACGCGGAAGCGAGCAGCCGAACGTATGCTCGGCACCTTGGCCGGCGGATTCATCGCCAGCAGCTTGCTGTGGCTGCATCCGCCGATCGGCGTGTTGCTTGCGGCGGTGACCGTGACGATCGCCCTGTTCTCCTACTACGTGAAGCGTAGTTACGGGATCGCGGTCATCTTCATCACCCTGAATGTCGTGCTGCTGCTCGAAGCACACCAGCCGGTCACGCTCGCCGTTACCCTTGAGCGTCTGGGGTGCACGCTTGCCGGCGGATCGCTGGCGCTTGGCGCGGCGCTGATCTTCTGGCCGGTCTGGGAGAAGCAGCGTTTTCCCGAGATCATGGGCAAGGCGTTCGATGCGAATCTTTTCTATCTGAAGCAGGTCGTCTCCCGCCTGGAAGACGGCCTGCCGCACGATGAGGACCTGCTGCTCTTTCGCCGCAGCGCGGAGTCGGCGAACAGCGAGGTCTTTTCCTCGCTGCGCCGCATGACCGCGGATCCACGGAGCCGCCGCGAGGGACTCGATCAAGCCGCAGCGCTCGCCAATGGCAACCAGCGGGTGACCAACGCGCTCTCGGTGGTCACCGTCCATCTCAATGACCAGCGCAGTCGCCATCCGGAGACGCTTGCCCGATTCCGCGAGGTTTGCGCGGATGCCTTCCGTGAGTTGAAGTCAGGCGGTCCGGCGCTCGATGCCTCGTTCGAAGCACTGGAGTCCTTTGCCCTGCCGCAGATCGATGCCGACCATCTCGATGCCTCGCTTTTCCGCGAGCCGTGGGTCTATCCGCAGCTCGCCCGCATCGTCACCGAACTCGCTGCGATGGTGCTGGCTGCGAAATCCAAGGAGTAA